Within Acidobacteriota bacterium, the genomic segment GCCATCAACCGCACGCTGAAAGACGAAATGGCGATCAATCCGCGCATCGTCGTCTTCGGCGAGGATGTCGCCGACTGCAGCCGCCGGGCCAGTCTCGAGGAGGTGCAGGGCAAGGGCGGCGTGTTCAAGGTCACGCATGGCCTGCAGCGTACGTTCGGCGCCGACCGGGTGTTCAATTCCCCGCTGGCCGAGGCGAACATCATCGGCCGCGCGGTGGGCATGAGCGTTCGCGGATTCAAGCCGGTGGTTGAGATCCAGTTCTTCGACTACATCTGGCCGGCCATGCAGCAGTTGCGCGACGAGATGGCGATGATGCGCTATCGATCCGGCAATACGTGGGCGTGCCCGATGGTGGTGCGCGTGCCGATCGGTGGGTATCTGCGCGGCGGTGCCCCGTACCACAGCCAGACCGGGGAGAGTATCTTCGTCCACTCGCCAGGCATTCGAATCGTGTATCCATCAAACGCGCAGGACGCCGCCGGGTTGCTGCGGACCGCGATCCGATGCGACGATCCGGTGATGTTTCTGGAGCACAAGCACCTGTACCGGCAGACGTACAACAAGGGCGAGTATCCCGGTCGCGACTACACCATCCCGTTCGGTAAGGCCGCCGTGAAGCGCGAGGGCACCGACGTGGTGGTCGTCACGTGGGGCGCGCTCGTGCAGCGGTCGCTGCTCGCCGCCCAGCAGGCCGAGAAGGACGGCATCAGCGTGGCGGTCGTTGATCTGCGCACGCTGGCGCCTTGCGACTGGACCAGCATCGGCGAATGGGTGACGCGAACAAGCCGCGTGGTCATTGCGCACGAAGAACAGCTGACCTGCGGATTCGGGGCGGAAATCGCCGCACGGATCGCGCAGGATCATTTCCAGCACCTGGATGCCCCCGTCCGGCGAGTCGCGTCGCTCGATACTCCCGTCGCGTATTGTCCGGATCTCGAAGACGTGATCCTGCCAAACGCCGCGAGTGTGCTCGCGGCCATCCAGGAAACGGCTCGATACTAGCGTGGCACCCGTCGCGGAGACTCTCGACGTGATGACATCCGACGCCGACACCTCAATCCCTGGCCGCCTGGAGCGGCCTTCGAGGGCGACGCTCCGCGCGCTGGCCGTCATCCTGTCGGCGGGATTGCTGCTGAAGCTCATCCCGATTGTGGTTCTGGCGATGTCCCCGCCATTCACGCTGGGAGACCTTGACCGGTACGCGTACGCCGGGGCCTATGTCGCCGATCATCCCGGCCGTTGGATGTGGTTGAGGGACGTCGTGCAGTTCGGACAGTACCTCAAGGCGCCGCTCTACCCTGCGTTGATGTGCGTCATCGCCCTCATCTGGCGTTCCGGGTTTCCGTTGAACGCGGCCATTTTCCAGGTTCTGATCTCGGTGGCCAGCGGCGTCGCCATGTTCAGGATCGGCCAGCGGCTCCACTCATCAAAGACGGGCCTGATCGCGACCGCGCTCTACATGTTCTACCTGCCGAACTTCGCCACTCCGATGTTCGGGCAGGAGGCGTTGTTCATCCCACTCTCGCTCGCAGCCTTCTCGCTGCACCTGGAGTTGGTGGCGACCGGGGGGCGTCCGAGGGCGTTTGCGTTGGCTGGTTTTCTGTACGGCCTGACCGCGCTGACGCGTTCGCTGCCTCTCTATTACCTGCCTCCGGTGGCCGCATTGCACGTGCTGTGGGCGCCTCGTCGACGCCCGGCGATCCGGCAGGCGACGGCCCTGCTGGTCGGAATGTTTCTGACCATCCTGCCCTACAGCTTCTTCATCTCGTCCCGGTGGAACCACTGGGTGTTCGTCGATACGCAGGGTGTGCGCGCCGTGGTCGAGACCTACTCCGATCATCCGGATTCCCACAGGCCGGGCATGGTCGAATCGCTCAGCATGGTGGCCAAGGCGTTCGTAGCCTCGCCGGTCAAGGAAACGCAGCGGCGGATCAGCCAGGCCCGCGCGTTCTTCTATCTGAAGGGCGGCCAGTGGCTGCAGGTCGATGCGCCCCGGCTGGCGACGTCGGCGGGCGCGTGGACGCTGAAGGCGTTGGTACATCTGGTCTACGATCTGCCGACAGCCGCAATCCTGTTGTTGTCGCCGATCGGTTTCGCCCTCGCAAGAGGACGGCGTGAGGCGATGTATCTCATCCTCTGGCCGCTCGTTGCCCTCGCGCTGATGATTGCCTTCCTCTGGAGCGGGGGGCGATACACGGCGTCGTTTCTTCCACAGCTCATGCTTGGGGCATCCGTCGTGCTCGCCGGAGGCTGGCGCCGGCCGAATCGTGGCGCGATGGTGCTGGCGATCGTCTGCGCCGCCATCATCGCCATCCCAGTTGGACTGTCGGTGCCACTGACAGCTTGGGGCCGCGCCGACTACGGCATCAGGTTCAAGGCCGTGGCCGTCGACGGGCCGCAGTTGGGACACATGTCACGAGAAGCCGGCTTCAGTACGTTCACCGACGGAGGACGCGTCGAGTTGGCACTGACACCCGATAGCCGCCAGCCGACTGGCGAGACCGGAACCTGGATCGAAGTTCGGGTGGACGGCGTGCGTCAGCCAATGGTCCGGTGGGCTCCCGGCAAGACCGAACGCGTCGGTATCAGCACGCCCGCCAGGCTGGTGTTCATCGAGGTGCGACTGGTGTCGGGCGCAGGTCGATCGATCGACATCGCCGGATCGACGGAGATAGAGGTCGTCGTCGGCCGCGCCGGCCGTAGTTGACCGCGCTGACGACCGCCCCGTGTCTTTCATGATGGAGCCCGGGGTCGTCAGACCCCGGGTTGCCCGTCGAGACAAGTGGATTCCGGTGAGGCCCCCCCCCCGCGCCCACTCTGCTCGCATCCATCATGGTAGGCTGAGCACCGCATGAGCCTCATGTCGAGAACCGGACATGGCTGGACCATCCTGATGGCCAGCAGCGTCGCCGCCCTGGTAGTGGTCACGGCGCTGCTCTTCACGGCCCGCGGCACCGGCGACATGAAGATCTGGGAACGCTGGACCGGCAATGCCCTGCGTCTCGGCGTCGTGGCGGGGTTTCGCGAGAACAACAACGACTACCCACCGTTGTCGGATGCCGTCCTCTGGGTGACCGGCCACGCCGGGAACGCCGCGGGGCTTCCCGTTGCGACCGCCATCAAGTTGTCGCTCGTGATCTTCCTGGCAGCCACCCTGATCCTCTTCTTCGGGTGGGTCAATCGCGCCTCGCTCACGCTGGGATTGTGGTCGGTGTTCGTCCTGAACGCGGTGGGCATGGGCTATCTTGATATTTACGCCGTGCCACCGCTCATCCTCAGCCTCTGGGCGCTGCAGCAGTCGAGACCGACGGCGGCCGTCACGTGGTTCACGGTGGCGTGCCTCGTCAAGTGGCAACCGCTCCTCATCGGGCCGTTTCTGCTCCTGCACGTCGGCCGCGCGTGCTGGCCACCTTCATCAGAGAACGTGCGCCGATTTCTCGCGATGCTCGTGCCGTCGGTGCTGCTGCTCGTCGTCGCGATCGCGGTGTTTGACCCGTACCCGTTCTTCCGCGCGTTCGCCAAGAGCCTCGGGCATCGGGCGCTGAGCGGCGACACGCTCAACTTGCCGTGGATTGCCACGTGGATTCAGCAGGCGGTCACGCATGGCATGGCCGGGTTGACGGGCCAGGTTGTGGGCATTCCAAGCGCGCCACTGTGGCTCAGGCTGCCCTTCAAGCTCCTGTTCGCCTGGCAGTTTCTCGTCCTGCTCCATCGGTATGTGAATGGCCCGGTGGCGACCGAACGCACGCTGGCGTACTCACTGGTCGGGTTCCTCGCTTACGTGACGCTCAGCAGCGGCGTGCACGAAAACCACTGGTTCGTGCCGAGTTTCCTGGCCATCGCGCTGCTCCAGTACGGGCGCCAGTGGCTGAAGGTCGCCGTGGCCGTTGGCGTCATTGCCAATCTCAACCTGCTGCTGTTCTACGGCATCTCGGGACACGGCCTGGATTTCACTCGCGTCGTGGGCATCGATGTCACGGTGCCGCTGGCCGCGGTAGCCGTGGCGATGTACTTCTGGCTTGCGACTGTGGTCCGGCGCATGGACCAAGCTGGTTGGGAGATCGCCGCCGCCCGCTAGAAAATGGGGTCGGACCTAATTTCAGTTCTTGGAACCTCAACGAGGCAGGTTGGCAACTCTTGAAATTAGGTCCGACCCCATTTTCTTCGCGAGGCTATTCGAGCACCCGCCAGTGAGCCAGTCTGCCAGGACCACTTCCGCGCTGAGGCACAATCCGGATCTGATCGATCTCGCCCGCAGAATCCGGCAGCGTGTGCTGATACTCAACCAGACCGGGCGCCGGCGATGAGGTGACCATGATGTCCGCCGTGTATTTCTCGCGCCCCTTCGACAGATACACCACCTTGTAGTCGTGCGCCGCGTCGAGTCTGAATTCCACCTTGCGCATGGCGTGCGGCCGGTCGAGGAAGAGCGTCAAGCCCGCGTCGAATACCGTCGCGGCGTTCGCGTCCTGACCTGATTCGGCCGGGCGGTAGCCGAGCGCCGCCGACGCCCGGACGCCAACAAACCCGCGCGCGTAACCGTCGAGGAGGTACGTGGCTCGCCCGAGGTTCAGATCGACGATGGCCGTCCAGCGATCGGCCGACCAGAGCGGCCCACGGGTGACCAGTACGAGCTTGTCGTAGTAGGCCGCCACGCCAGGATCCTCGATAACGTTGGCCTGGGTCTCGAGCGTCGCGCCGTAGCCCGGAGGCGTCGCCCGCAGGTAGTGGCCGACTCGCCACGGCACCTTCGTCGGAAGCCGGGCCATCAGCGGATCCGCCAAGCCCGCGCTATCGATGATGTGTAACTGCTGCTTCGCGTAGTAGCCGTCGAAGCCCACCGAAATCGTCACGGCCACCTTCTGGCCGCGATCGACGACGCGCTTGACGTTGGCCTGGCGTCGCGTGACGATGCCGGTGCTGAACCCCGTCTTGCGAATCAGTCCGGAGTTCTGAAAGTAGTAGCGCCGCTCGTCGGTGATGCCCGATGGCGGTTCATAGCGGCCGTCGTACGCGCTCGTGCTCAGGAGCGGCGGAAGCGGACAGAACACACCAAGCCCCAGGGCAGCCACCGCCGGAGCCCACGCCAGCAGGCGGCTCTCGAACATCGGGTAGCGCGACAGCAGCGCCACGGCCATCACGAACGGCGCGGCGAAAAAGCGTCCGCTCATGAAGTCGCCGCCAACGCCCACGGTGAACAGCAGCGAGAGGATCAGGCCAAGCGCGAACGGCAGGTCGCGCCGCTTCACGAGCATGGTCACAGCTACGGCGGCCCCAATGACTGGAAGCACGATCGGATCCTGCTGCCACGAGTCAGTCAGATACATCAGACCATGCGGCCACAGGTCAGCAAAGGTCACATTGGGCGGCAGCTTCGCGTACACGGTGTTCGGCAGCGGGAAGCCGTAGTAGACGATGGAGAACGCTTCCCAGGCAGCGAACGGGAGCATGCCGACGACCACCGGCGCGATGGCGCGGCCGCGGAGCCGCCAGGCCTCGATCGCCACGGCCGGCAGCACGAGCAGGCCGGTGTCGAGGCGGTTGATCAGGAGCAGCGCCGCCAGGAGCGACAGCCACGCCAACCGTGTCGTCGATCCGGCCTTCGACGACCGACCCCACACCAGCACGAAAATCACCAGCAATACGTTCGTGAGAGGGTTCTCAAGGCCCGAGGTGGAATAGTCCACAAAGGCGCGCGAGCCCAGCAGGGCGATGGCCGCGAAGACCGCCATGGGCACCGACACCGCAAGACGCCACAGCAGGAGGGCCACCGTCGCCAGCGTCAACGCCATCGACAGGCCGAGTACCGTCAGGTACAGCTCGCCCGTCACCGTGCGAACGGCCGACACCGAGAAGAACCAGAGAGCGTGCGTGAAGACCTGCACGCGCTCGGCCGGATTCCAGCGCATGCCGATCCCGCTGATGAAGTTCTCCACCGCCCGGAACGTGATGAACGCGTCGTCGCAGAGCCAGGCCGTACGGATCAGGACGTACGCCACTGCGATGAGGGCCGCCGCGCAGACGATGTGACGGGATCGCGCGTTCACGAGTGACGTGGCTCCTCGGATCGTGTGCGCGGGGACGAAGCACACGCGGCATCGAATCGGGTAGCACAGCGGGACGCGGCGATGAGCAGGGCCGTCGAGGCACCAGCCCAGCACAGTCCGAGCAGGACCGCCACCCACGCCGGAATGACCCGTAGATAAAAGAGGTAGATCCACCAGAAGTCGAGGCTGAAGGCGAACTGCTGCGAGAAATCCCGCTTCGCCTCCCCCTCGCCCTTTTCAATTACCGGTCGTGGCTCGAGCCCGAACAGGTGTTTCGCTACGGTGGGTACGGCTGCGGCGGCCGCCTTTGCGTTGAGCGCGAGCGGGCAATTCGACCACTCGTGCATCCGCGCTTCGTACGAGGGCCCGCCCACGCTCCTGGCGAAGTTCACGCGCACCTTGGCAAAATCAACCAGCACGCCCGGCACCTGGATGGCCGCGCTCGTCAGGCACAACGCAAGCAGCGCACGGCGCGCGCCACCGGTAAGCTGCGACAGCCACAGCGCGACGGCTACCATGAGCAACGGCAGCAGAGGCACAAGATACCGCGGCCCGTATGATCGGCCCCCGGCCCAACTCCCAAGCTGCGCGTAGAACAGCGTAAAGATGACGGCCGTCGCCGTGGTCATCCACGCGAACCGCGGATGCAGCCGTCGCGAGGCCACGAGCGCCGGAACGGCAGCCAGGACGCAGGGCGAGTAGAGGATGATGGACCCGCCGGGCGACAACAGCAGGCCCCAGAGACCTTCGACCAATGAGCCGCCCATGCCCAGCGTGTCGTCCCTGAGATAGCCCGTTTCGATGGGCGATCCGAATCGGACGTTGTTGTACCAGCCCCACACGACGATAGCGGGCAGAAGGCCGGCGAGCCACCACGATGCGAGCCGAATCGCCTCTCCGTACGACCGACGCATCCGTCGACCGGGGACTGACGCCGATCCGTACGGCCCCCGGGCATCGCCCAGGCGCGCCCATAGGATGACGCCCATCGACGGCACGGCAGCCAGTATCAGTTCGTGCCGCGTCAGCAGCGCGAGACCACACATGAGGCCGGCGGCCAACCCGTGCCGCGGATGGCCAGCCTCGGCGGCCTTCAGCGAGAAGTAGACCGCGGCCAGAAGCAGCGCCGCGGCCAGCGGCACGTTGAAGCCGAACTTGCTGTACGGCCAGAGCGCTGACGAAAATGCCGTGATCCAGGCCGCCGTCGTTGCGGTACGAGCCGATCCGCTCAACCATCCCGCGAGCAGCCACGTGAGCCACACCACCAGCGCGGCCGCCCACGCGTTGCCAAGTGCCACCGACGCCTTGGTCAGCATCTCGATGCTGATAGAGCGCGTGGGCAGCACCGATGCCGCGGCGCGCCCGGCGAGGTAAAACGGCACGTTCCAGATGGATTGGAGGAGACCGAAGGGTGAATACTGGCGGCCATCCGGGCCGAGATACGCCAGGTTGCCCACGACGTCGCTCGAAAGCGCCACCGTTCCATGCTCGACAATCTGGCGCGTCACGTCGTAGGCGGCCACGGCGTCAGTTGTCGCGAGGCTCCCGCCGGCCGTGCCCACGTACACCGTCAGCGCGAGCGCAGCGACCAGGAGTCCGAGCCACCGGTCCGGGAAGTATCCTGCTGGGGCGTGGCTCATGAAGAACGTGATATGGCTCAAGTGATTTCGGGCGCCAACACCATGCGCGCGTCAGCCCGGGATCGCGTATCGGTAGAATATATACTGTAACGATACCGGGTTCGAGCCATGAGGCTTGCGCGCTGCCACCCTGATGCCATCCTGGATCTAGTATTGTGACCCTGCGAGGCCTGCACCTCAATCCGTCGAGGGTCGTGCTGGCCATCACGCTCGTGATGGCGCTGGTGCACTTTGCCGGCCTGTTTGCCCGCGGCGTTCGTCCACGCGTCATCCGCGGCGACGCCGTCCACTACTACGTCCAGCTCCGGTCGGCGGTCTTCGATCACGACCTGGATTTCGCCAACGACTACAACGGGCTCTACACACTCGATTTCAAGATTTCCGTGCCGCCTCCGGGCTACACGGTGACATATGAGCGCACGGCAACCGGCCATGTCCGCAACTTCATGCCGGTCGGACCCGCACTGCTCTGGGCGCCGCTCTTCCTGGTCGTCACCGGAGCCACTTACCTGCTCTCGCTTGCTGGGCTCGCGTACTCGCCCGACGGCTTCGGCCTCGCGCTCCAGTTCGTGCCCGATGTTTGCGGAGTGGCCGCGGCGGGCCTCGCGACGTGGTTCGCCTTCCTGTTCGTGCGCAGTCTGAACGGGCCGCGAGCCGCGCTCGGCGCGACGCTCGCCATGCTGGTTGGCAGCCCACTCATCTACTACGCCATCGTCGCTCCGGCGTATTCGCACACGCTTTCGGCGATGGGCGCGAGTGCATTCCTGCTCTACTGGTGGAACACGCGCGATCGGACCGATCTTCGCCGCTATGCTGCCCTCGGCGCGCTGGCGGGTCTCACGGCGCTCATCCGATGGCAGGACGGATTGCTGCTGGCGACAGTTCTGGTGGATATCGTCGTACACACGCGGGCCGGTCGGTTCTCGCGCGCTGGTCTCGTCGGTTTCTGGTTGTCGCGCCTGGCCGTCGCCGGAGCCGCCGCCCTCGTGGCCTTCACGCCCCAGATGGTCGTGTGGCAGGCGCTCTACGGCCAGCCGCTCACCATTCCGCAAGGCGCCGGGTTCGT encodes:
- a CDS encoding glycosyltransferase family 39 protein; the encoded protein is MTSDADTSIPGRLERPSRATLRALAVILSAGLLLKLIPIVVLAMSPPFTLGDLDRYAYAGAYVADHPGRWMWLRDVVQFGQYLKAPLYPALMCVIALIWRSGFPLNAAIFQVLISVASGVAMFRIGQRLHSSKTGLIATALYMFYLPNFATPMFGQEALFIPLSLAAFSLHLELVATGGRPRAFALAGFLYGLTALTRSLPLYYLPPVAALHVLWAPRRRPAIRQATALLVGMFLTILPYSFFISSRWNHWVFVDTQGVRAVVETYSDHPDSHRPGMVESLSMVAKAFVASPVKETQRRISQARAFFYLKGGQWLQVDAPRLATSAGAWTLKALVHLVYDLPTAAILLLSPIGFALARGRREAMYLILWPLVALALMIAFLWSGGRYTASFLPQLMLGASVVLAGGWRRPNRGAMVLAIVCAAIIAIPVGLSVPLTAWGRADYGIRFKAVAVDGPQLGHMSREAGFSTFTDGGRVELALTPDSRQPTGETGTWIEVRVDGVRQPMVRWAPGKTERVGISTPARLVFIEVRLVSGAGRSIDIAGSTEIEVVVGRAGRS
- a CDS encoding glycosyltransferase family 39 protein, translated to MSHAPAGYFPDRWLGLLVAALALTVYVGTAGGSLATTDAVAAYDVTRQIVEHGTVALSSDVVGNLAYLGPDGRQYSPFGLLQSIWNVPFYLAGRAAASVLPTRSISIEMLTKASVALGNAWAAALVVWLTWLLAGWLSGSARTATTAAWITAFSSALWPYSKFGFNVPLAAALLLAAVYFSLKAAEAGHPRHGLAAGLMCGLALLTRHELILAAVPSMGVILWARLGDARGPYGSASVPGRRMRRSYGEAIRLASWWLAGLLPAIVVWGWYNNVRFGSPIETGYLRDDTLGMGGSLVEGLWGLLLSPGGSIILYSPCVLAAVPALVASRRLHPRFAWMTTATAVIFTLFYAQLGSWAGGRSYGPRYLVPLLPLLMVAVALWLSQLTGGARRALLALCLTSAAIQVPGVLVDFAKVRVNFARSVGGPSYEARMHEWSNCPLALNAKAAAAAVPTVAKHLFGLEPRPVIEKGEGEAKRDFSQQFAFSLDFWWIYLFYLRVIPAWVAVLLGLCWAGASTALLIAASRCATRFDAACASSPRTRSEEPRHS